The window GCGGAGTCGGCTGATCCCGTCCCCATCGGACCGCCGCGGCCGACCCCCTCGGCGAACCCGAGGGCCGCACCGGGGAGAGCCCGCCTTTCGGATCCGAACCGAgtcacgtcggccccgaggccacggcttcagGTTGTTTACCATAACATAACAGATGGTAAGATATATTAAGTTAGCACAAAAAGCAAAAGGTACAAGGGATACTCGTACCTGATCCCACTATTGATTTAGatcaattaaattaataataagacagaaaaagaaagagagaaaaattacAAAAGTAAATTTAGTCAataaatttagataaaaaaagataaaagttcAAAATGTTTCTCGATATAAGTTTTAGACTGATTAGAAGATATAAATCATCTTACtagttataaaaatattatcctGGAACTTCCGATCCCATCCTTCTTAAGATATTCAATTTCTGTTTATGATGACAAATGACACTGTTTATGACGATGGAAGACTTGTATGTTATTGTGATGTGAGACTTGATGGCTCTTCCTTGGGGAAAAAAGATCATCTTGCTTTCTGTCATGAAGTTGGATGGAAGCAAAGGGATgacacaacaaaaaagaaaattgagaGAAAAGGACAGCTGAATTCATTTTGCTAGTAGCAACAACAAGATTGTAACGAGAGCGGAGAGAAGAAAGGGATTCGGCCTGCGGTTACCGTGCTGCCATGGGCTGTGGAATGAGACGGCTGCGGGTCGTGGGCTTACCGTTTGTTGCTACTGCTGCTTCGGCACCTGACGGTCACATTCGTTGTGCTTGCCGTAGCAGCAGCGGCAGTCATTCTTTCCTCTTAGTACTACTACATGGCTCGGGCATGCCGGAAGGTTTCGAGGACAGCGAATTGATGGGTAAAGAGTATGGAAGATCATGATGGACGAGACGATGACGGATCACCTCTTCGTTGGTGTCGCAGAATGCTAATTGTCATGCGAAAGACTTCGTCCAAGGATATGCAAACCATCTTCCCTATGGATCTCCTCCATCGAACTCCGGTACGGGAGTACACAAGTAGGAAGAGATGAGGTAAAGATAGAAATGGATGAAATGGGAATAGAACAGCTGATAACGCGCCTCTCCTCGTCCTCTTGGGCGATTCCCTTTCTCGTTCCTCAGTACTCCGTTGAACCCTCACACTAAGGTTCCACGCATCTTATACGGATGAAGTTGAGGCAACTTGCTGGCGAAGCATTTGTTTGGTATTGATAAGAAGCCGGGGAAGAATGTCGCCCGTGTTTCATGTCTGACATTAGCGTTCTACAGCTTTTGCAAGCATCATCGTTGGCACGACGTCGACTCATCGGCAAAAAAAACAGTCAAAGTGATCTTGTTGGATTGTCTATGCAATTTTGAGCCCATGGATCTTGACCTTTGTCTGCTTCACATTTAATGTACCTGAACAAAAGATGATTTCTTTCTAATTCTAACTTGTTTTTACGTGACCAAAATGTTTAtgctgaagttgataataatatatttatcagatcttataagtcaatcttaatcttgtccactttcgatTAATCAGgatgttacatatatatatttcaaagatGCATTCAAGGTTATCTCTATGATGATCATGCAGTTGTCCACTGATTCTCTAAATTTTCTGGgttgttcattatgtgcattagCTTGTCAAAGTTTTCCGGTTCATGTTGAGTTAATGCATATTGCATCTGGAATCCACTTGGCATTCGGAACTTAGGTAAACAACTTTTGACTTGTTGCAGGCACAGCATTTTTATAGTGCTCAGATTCTTTCAGCAGATGTTCTTTAACTTTGTGAATCTTTTTATATAGCTGAATTGCTGGTACAACACACTAGCTTTGACATACGGTAAAGCGCCTCGTTCTGTGATGCCAAAATTTAATGGGTTCTCATCGCCTTTTGCGAAATTATTACTTTGTTAGCTTTATAGAAGCCGTGACTGACCAACAAATGCATGATAAGGTTCGAAATCAAGATCAAATCACACTGTCCCTGTAATTTGGATTGATGATTGACCTCTGTACTGACAGAGAGTTGAAATCTCCTGCATGCGAAAGAAAAGTCTCCACATGTCCTTACGTGCATCTCTTCAAATAAATGCAGAGGCTTGTTTGGAAAGATCAAAATATTGGTCTTCCTACCGTCTGGAGCTTCTCGATCTTGACGCGTTGGTCGAAGTATAGTTCGAATCGAGTGATTCTTTGATGTCTGAATACTCCTTGGGCAATGCTTCGGTTAGAAAGATGATAGGGCAGGACGCATGCAGACCCCACAAACACTAAGCTCGTGCCTGATATGATATGGCCAATTTCTTGTTTGAATGAGTTTGCAGGTCGAACCAGCATTTCCTCACAGCCTGTATGTACTTGTCAGACGGCATATGGGACGCCCTCAGTCACGAGACGAGATGAAAGCCCAGCTTCACTCTGAGGCATCATTTCCTGGAGAACAACGCAAGttcaagaagaagcaagagaCTGTGTCAGAGCATCTTGCACATCGCTTTATTGACGAGCGATGGGGATAGCGCTTATCTTTTGAAGCGGTCTTTTCGTGGTTGCGGAAGGTCGACGTCAATCTGAGCTACATGGGTTACAGATCCACGTTACGTGCTTGTCGCCAAAAGCCGCACCTAACTgggttttgcttgcctctcccttTCGACACGCTGAGCGGGCACCGCTACTACGTGTGGCCTATATAAACACGAGCGTCCGAAAGCTTGCGCGGAGAGAAAGGAAGTATTTGTTATTAATGGATGAACAGTAGAGCGAACAAACGCCAAACGGACGAGGCGATGCCACCCACCAACCACTGGATCGACTCGCACACTCGTGTAGATGAAACAGTAAGGAACTCTGATCGCTCGTATGAGCTCACAGCAATTTGATTCGCCAAGGTGTAAAGCGGAGACAGGAGTCACCTGCCATGAGCGAAACCTTTGTCGCAAGCGGCGATGTCGAGCTCGTGGTCGTAGGAAGCGTAGCAGTCTGTGTCCGAGAGGCTCGACCTGCAGGTACGCCCACGTCCTTGCGTGCGGCCGCACAGAAAGCGGGTTCCCTTCCCTTTGCTCTCCTCGTAAAAGTCAATGAGCGAGAAAGGTCGTCAAAAAAGGCAGTAGGCACGGCTCTTACACACATGCTGCTGTAGTCACTGCGTTACTCCccacaaatatatatatcatttgaatTGATTACACGTTACAGCAACAACGGGACTAGATAATAATGTCTGTGGCCAACACAAAGATCAGTGGTTCTGCTTCCGATTCACGTGAACAAAGGTTTGAAGCAgcaacggcagcagcagcagcagctcatgACTCCATTGGCGAGCTACTGTTTGCCTTTCTCCGGTATTAAATACCAAACGAGTCTACTGACCGATACCAAAGTATCGTTATTACGTAAGAGGAGAGGAAAAGGGAGACCAAAGACCCGATAACATCTGCAACGGGATCGTCGTTAACCTCCCACGCTCGCATGAGTCCGTCAGTGTTGGTGACGCTCCGGTAAGCTCACCGGGTGGCGGCCGGTGCCCTTTCGTGACCGCGACGCCCGGTGGAGTTGCGGGAGAGCGCAGGCGGTTTCCTCCACGGGTCGAGGATCGAGTCGCGGTACCTCGACGGCAGCGCCTGGCTCCTCCCCCGCTTCGACCGCACGATCGGGGCTGTCTCTTCCTCGTAGAGATCCAGCGGTATCCACCACTCGTCCGTCTCCCTCCGCTTCTTCCCCCCGCCGTCGCCGCCCGCGGACCTCTTCGCCGTCATCTCGGACGGCGCGGGCGCCTCCTCCGAGGCCGCGGTAGCCTCGACCTTCTCTGCTTCCGGCCCGTCGTCGTCGAAGAGGCCGCCCGAGACCTGCCGGACGGCCTCCAGGAGCAAGTCCAAGCAACCGTCGCTTCTGCggcctctgctgctgctgctgctggtggcgAAAGCGGTGGTGGTAGTGGTCCCCGCTTCCGCTCCGCCGCTTCCGTCCGTTTCCTTTTGTTCTGCAGAAGCCTTTTCCTCGGCGTCGTCTTCTGCGGCCTCGTTGCGGCTCTCTCCTCCGTTCTCCTCTTGGGGATCGCATTCGCCCTCCGAGCTCTTCTCAGAAGCCAAAGCGTCGCCGCCGCCAGCGACGGACACCGCGGGCGACAACGAGCGCTCGGCCGCCGCTCCCGACACTCCTACGGGGGCCACCTCCTCCACGGCCCGCACGTTGCGGCAGGGCTCCGCCGACGCGGGGGCGTCCACGACGCCACTCTGCTCCGTGGGGCCATCTCCCTCGGCCGATCCTCCTCTAATCTCCGTCGCCAGGCCCAACCTGAGCTTCAGATCGACGCCGAAACCAAGCTGCCCCGCGGGCGTCGTCGTCCGACCCGCCGCCTCGGGATCGCCGCCATGGCGGAGGGCGTCTGCCTCGGGAAGGCGAGGAGGAACGGTGGAGATGATGGCTATGATCTTGGCCAAGGCAGCTTGTGCTTTCGACGCGCCGACGGGAGGCAAAGCGGCGGGGAGGGGGTGGGCTGGGCGGTTGACAGGAGACGACGAAGCCATCAAGAAAACTAGAAGCTTCCGCTTCCGCTTCTGCGCATCtcgatctcctcctcttcctgccttctccgcctcctcctcctcctcgaaatCTCGACCGCAGCGCTCTCTTTAGGAAAATAATACTAATTTAACCCGAATTATACCGAAAGAAATATAACACTAATAATAAGAAGGATGAAtacaggaaaaagaaaaaggaaaccaaacaaagaagagagagagagagagagagagagagagagagagagagggagtcgAGGAGCAGACGACTGACGAAGATGCGACAGCGATAGGGGAGTAGTACTTACTACTTACTCCGTCATAATTACTTGGGTGGGAGGTTATTCTCTTTCGTTATTGGGTATCGATTATTTtcttaacaaaaataaataaataaataaaaggaaatAAAAGATCTCGTCACTTTCTCGTCTACTCACTCATCGCCGGATGAAACGTGTTCGCCATTCTGGGTAGGACCCACTGGACTCACGCCACGTGTCGAAAGCAGGATGCCAACGGATCGGACTCGGAGACTGCCGACCCGACTCACTATTTCCCTGAAGACATAAGCTCAGAAACAACGTAATTACCCGACAGCACTCCTTCACCGACGATAAATATCATATTAAGCAGCTTCTCCGAGGATATGCGGAAATAAAATTCGTCGAGAATATAAATAAATCCATCCCACGACTACCCAAATTGGCTTAACAGTTGAAGCTCTTGTCGGATGCGTAGATCCCATCCCTGTCGACCCGTTTATTTGGACTCTGACCGATCCTCGATCAATCAACGAAAAACACGTCGTCTCATATCGCATCACGTCGATCCATATGAACCGAGACGACTAATCTAACGATCATTTTAGCTTCGTATTTGCGCAAAGATAAAGATAATGAAGCGGCGGCAGCATCTTTTATTGGGCTTCGAGACCATGTTTTCTGGGGCCTTTCGAGTGGCCTACTCATGAAGACTTTGATATGCCCCCAGTAGTTGATCATAAGCGAGGACAAAGAAGACGAAATCGGTTGTAAGGTTGTAAATAAAGGCGGCATCAGCAACTTTTGGAGCCATGGGAAGCAAAAGATGATGTGCCACCGCAACAATCCAAGCTCGTGAGGAGCGAGCTGGTCCTACCGCTACTATCTTCCGTATGGTATGGTAGAAGAACTATTTTGTCGTATGCATTTCATGGAGTCGAGTCAAATGCATCGGAGATTGTATATAATCAAATGTCGATGCATCGGAGACCATTTACATTGGACGATGCCCAAATCTTGCGTCATTACTGATACCTTCGTCGTCTGTCCGAGCATGGTTGAATGGATGTGGAAGGACAACACATACCTGATCGATCATCAGAAGCCTCTCGGATCGACGCCAGGAGAGAAGACCTATTCCTGTCCGATGGGAAGATGGTAACTTTTATTTCTTAACTGCAAATAGAATCCTCGGTGGTACACGAAAGGTTGCAGCAATTGAACAGGCATCGATCGTGCATCACAAATAGTAGGGCACAGATTCGTTGAAATCTAGTTTTCACGACGCCCACGAGGATGGTGGCCGACGACAGCTTTAACGTGTTCCTTCGCCTTATTCGAAGACTATGACATTGTCTGACGCGGGAATGTAATGGGGGACCCGCCCATTCTTCTTTACTGCCAATTTCGGGGCTCCGCTTCCGACACCCGATGAAGACATGGAATCAAGTGGCTTGAAATGGTTCTACTTGGTCGATTCATGTGTTACAATGGATAATCATCTTTATTATCGTTGATTAGGCATTAAGCTCCATGGGGTGACATATTATCGAGTCGCTTGCATGTATCAATTCTTTTACGAACATGAAATTAATTTAGCTTCCTTCGAAAATTGATGGCCGCTATTTACTTCTCTCCTGACCTTGATTCCGGCGCAGCTTCATGTGCCGCTTCCTTCTGCGTGGCGAGGACGGCGACGAGCACCCCCTTCCCGCTAGAGGTGCTTGAGGCCGGCCCCCACCCATCTCGTGGGCCCCTTTCTGACCCGGCACCTCAACCACAATAACTTCTCTCCAGCTTCGTCCCCTTGATGATGGAAGAACACATATCGGATCAGCAAGTAAAGCATGATCGCTCGATTATTTTCTCTTCAGTTGCGGAATGACAAGAACCCGATTTCTGCTATATCATCCAGCCTGCTCCAAAGTAAAATTGGGCTGCCACATTTTATTTAGGGTCGGATTAGGCTGTGTGGATTGATCCAAATTAATATGGACTGGGTTTTTAACGCAACGTAATCATCTCCCTTTGGTAATACGTTTCTGTTCGTAGAACTGAATGTGGCATTCATCGATCAGAATTTATCACTCAGTTCCGTGGATACAATGCTTTGTTCACTTGCCTTTATTCAATGTCAATATTCATTATGTTGTTAGTGAGTGTCGTCTCTATCTGACAGTGGTGTTAATCCTTCGTAAAACCTGTACCGAGAGCACGTCATAAATATGGGTAGAGACAGATAGCTTGTTCTTATTTTAATGGAAATTACTTTTTCTTGTTTTGCTCGTGGTGGTTGGCCTGTCCTTCTCTTGCCGGACTTCACGCTGGTTAGGAATTCAGCACTGGTTTTCGGAGGGTTGACATCGGGTAGGTCGAACGTTTGTCTTCAAACCACCCGAGTCTCCCCCATTTACTTTCTTCGTATTGTGTTCTGCCCTACGGTCCTTCCAGTATTGATGAGAAACTGGTGGTGGCTTTTATGCCAGAACCGAAGGCCATAATTACCTCCAGGAAtttccttttccttctttttccctTCTCCTTGTGATGGAGTTAATCGACGACTAGGTGACGCTGTACTAAGCTCGTATCAATCTCGTGTCTCATGGCTGGCACACAGCACATGATGATCGTTTGTTTGACATCAAGAATCTGAAGAGCCCTTGAGAGGACTTTGAGCTCATTGGGACCATGATGAGATGCCTGGTTACAGCTGTAGTAGAGGTGCGACCCATCACCGGTGCTATCATTATTCCCATGTTAGGTTTTGCTTTCTCTGCTTGCCAGTGATGATGATCCGAATACATTTCTGGTTCAGGAGAAGAGGAGACCTGAGGCAGGCCTTCCCACAACCTTTACTGCATGTAAGTGGCCCAAACGTGGTTAGCTTGGGGAGCAGCGGAGCATCATGACCTGCCATATTATCCTATACTGGTCGTGCTCCCTCTAAAAGAAGAACCTGTAAGGTGTTCTTTAGAGTTGGATACTAATTTCTCGAGCTATCTAAAGCCGTAGACGACAATCCGTGTGCGATTACTTTTAGGGCATCACAATCTCCCTCAATCAAATTCCTGAAGGTTTTTTTTAGATCTACACGCATCACGTATCTCTCAGCTCATCGACACTATCATATCAGTGATGACCCAAGTCTGAAGCAAAGCCTAAACAAAAGGTGGTATGTGTTTTGGGGTGGCAGTCAAATGGAACCCTGTAAGTTATCAGAGCCTGCAACAGGTTGATTCACCCAAGCTCCTTTGCCAAGATCGCCGTGTAGATCTTCCACTCACAATGATGGTGGACCTCACCACCCACCCTCGATCGAGATTGGTGAGCCTCACCCGTGATCGGTGGGTCTAGTATCGATGCACGATTCCGACGCAGACGGTGAAGCTTTGTCAGGCAAAGGGACAACTGGAGAGGTTCGACGTCCTGTTCTTCGTCTTTTACCTGCCCTACTATGAACTGGGCGACTTCCCTACGCCACTCCCACTGCCACTTCTAGCTGCACTGCACCACCTTTGACGAAAGATAATGGAGCATCCACTTTTCCCATGAAAAGTTGCGGCCCACTTCCGTGTTGAGAAGCGGGAAAGGCAAAAGAGCTGCTGCAGGATCTCGGCTCTCTTATGCCTCGCTGACGGTGAAGCAAACTTAGGACTTGTTAATGGCGTATGGATCTCAGGCAGATGCCAGCACTGTACGATATGTAGTTTCTCAACCATATTCCATGCTTCAGCTGAAGCTACGAGAGGTTGCTACTCCTTTGAATCAAAGGTGGGGCCCCAAGATTATCTCTTCAAATTCCCACCTGTGATTCACTATCTACGCGAGTTGCCcacttcttttacgataagattcTGACACAAGTTTTCTTGGTGTTCTCTTACGTGGTATCCATCAAAAGCCACTTCTTTTACGATAAAGATTCCTATGAAACAGATTACGTATGTAGGATTGTCACTCATACATGTCATAATTAATCTTAAATTCATATATCTGCATGCGTTTGACTGTGTATGCTTGTGTATTAAGATCTCAAAATTTTGGCACACAGGAAACTGAATCAGGGAAGGAAAACGAAACACGGAAAGCATATGACATTATATGCcactatttatatttatatattaaaatggtGTTAGCTCAGGTCATGCCGTCACAGACATTACATGGCAACAGATCCATACAAAACATCTTTCTATAAGACTAAATGCCACCTGATGCTTCTATCATTCCCCCTCGGGTATATATGACTCGTTAGGTGAGAGATGGGATCTCAAGAACCCTAGATACCTTAAGCAACTTTTCTGAGAGCCCATCACAACGCATCCTTGCTTTGCttctttcttgctttccttttctACGGCTTAGTGTGGTGTTGCGTGTAAATATAGTCCAAATGGGCCTCAGTCATCTCTCTCCTCTTTAGGCATTCTTCGTTTCCGTCCTGACAATCTTCCGTTCCCATGAGCTGAACAAGAGAAGAGGATGAATAAAACTAAAAGATGAAAACCTTATCAGATTAGCGTGCTTCTAGATGAAAACAAAgccaaagaaaacaaaaactgCACTAACATTCCAAGCATCCTCTTCCTCCGGTCCTTCGGCATGCTCCAATCCTTGAAGCCCGTTCAGCTTCACAAGTTCTGTTCGCCAGAGCAAGAGAGAACGTGAGAACCCAAAGGAAAAGAACAAATTAAGAGAGCTTCATCAGTTGTGATCACAGGTGGGTGGTGAGCAGGCTTTTTAACCTTGTCTTGGTGGCCGCAGGAAACGAGAAGCAACAGTTGCCGTTGGGGTGGAGAGGATGATGACAAGGAGAAGGAAGACAAGGGGAGATTGAGAGCTGCGCCTCATTGTTCCTGGCTCCTCGCAACCAATGCTACAACACGAGGTAGAGAAATAGATGGGAGAGATGGGGCATGGAGGGGTGTATATATAAATGCTCGAGCACCGGATGATGTCGGATGAACGTGACCTCCAAAGGATGACAGCTTTGTGGGGCCACTCGCCACTAAGTCTCTGACTGCTGCGGAACAGTGGCAGCTTCCCAGTTGTATCACACTGTTGAACGAACACATGACGCTTAATTTGAATCTTATAAAGAATTAGGCGGAATAATAATTCACAATTCAAAATAACATGTAATTA of the Musa acuminata AAA Group cultivar baxijiao chromosome BXJ2-10, Cavendish_Baxijiao_AAA, whole genome shotgun sequence genome contains:
- the LOC135625360 gene encoding uncharacterized protein LOC135625360 is translated as MASSSPVNRPAHPLPAALPPVGASKAQAALAKIIAIISTVPPRLPEADALRHGGDPEAAGRTTTPAGQLGFGVDLKLRLGLATEIRGGSAEGDGPTEQSGVVDAPASAEPCRNVRAVEEVAPVGVSGAAAERSLSPAVSVAGGGDALASEKSSEGECDPQEENGGESRNEAAEDDAEEKASAEQKETDGSGGAEAGTTTTTAFATSSSSSRGRRSDGCLDLLLEAVRQVSGGLFDDDGPEAEKVEATAASEEAPAPSEMTAKRSAGGDGGGKKRRETDEWWIPLDLYEEETAPIVRSKRGRSQALPSRYRDSILDPWRKPPALSRNSTGRRGHERAPAATR